ATATTTAGAGGATGTTCAGTAGGGACTTTCATTTTTGAACATTCATCATTTGAACAACATGGAGAAAGCTTAATGGGAGGAGCAAGTATGAAAATATTACAAGCGATGTTTTTTCCTCCAGAACAACCTGGTGGGGTTTCATCTATGGTTCCATACATTCAAACAAACTTTAATAAAATAGACTGGAATATGGAGATTTTTTATTTACCAAAACGAATTAGAAATAAAGGCACTGATGATGTTGAATTCACAACATTTGACTGGAAAAAACACGATGGGAACGTTATTGTAGATAAGTATATTCAGACTTTCAAAGATTATATGTGGTGGACTCAATTAAGGTTACAAGAACATTATGATTTGATTCACGCGCACCATCCTATAGCAGGTTTAGTGATGAAAAAATGTTTTCCTCAAACCCCCGTAGTGATTACCATTCATTCAAGTTATGAAAAAGAACTTTTATTAAACCAAAAAATTTCTAAAGATAGTTCAGAGCATCAATTTCTTACCTCTATATATCGTGAATTAGAATTTCATTTAGATGGGATCATTACGGTTTCTCAATCGTTTAAAAATTATCTATCAAAATTTGTGCAAAATAAGGACCATATTCAGGTCATTTATAATGGGTACGACTTTGATCGCTTTAAACCTATTACGCATGACAATAACATACCGCAAATCATTTCATTGTGTCGCTTAGTACCTGCCAAAGGCATGGATGTTCTTTTGGAGGCTTGTGCTCAATTGAAAAAAAGAGGTCACTCATTTGTTTTGCATATCATTGGGGATGGTCCGATTAGAAAAGATTTGGAGCGAATGGCAAAGGAAATGGGTGTATATGAAGAGATTATTTTTTACGGTTATATGTTGCATCCTGAGGAGTTTATACCATTTTATGATATCTTTGTCCTCCCCTCAAGAGCGGAAGCCTTCGGTTCAGTGTTTGCAGAGGCGGCTTTATCACAGCTTGCTTTAGTAGGTACAAATATAGGTGGAATTGCGGAGCAAATTGATCATGGTAAAAATGGTTTATTGGTACCTGTAGATGATGTACCATCATTAACAAACGCTTTAGAGGAATTAGTGACCTCTCCT
The window above is part of the Chengkuizengella sp. SCS-71B genome. Proteins encoded here:
- a CDS encoding glycosyltransferase family 4 protein, with protein sequence MKILQAMFFPPEQPGGVSSMVPYIQTNFNKIDWNMEIFYLPKRIRNKGTDDVEFTTFDWKKHDGNVIVDKYIQTFKDYMWWTQLRLQEHYDLIHAHHPIAGLVMKKCFPQTPVVITIHSSYEKELLLNQKISKDSSEHQFLTSIYRELEFHLDGIITVSQSFKNYLSKFVQNKDHIQVIYNGYDFDRFKPITHDNNIPQIISLCRLVPAKGMDVLLEACAQLKKRGHSFVLHIIGDGPIRKDLERMAKEMGVYEEIIFYGYMLHPEEFIPFYDIFVLPSRAEAFGSVFAEAALSQLALVGTNIGGIAEQIDHGKNGLLVPVDDVPSLTNALEELVTSPNFRNELAKNAWEKAKTEYSITRVIDQLKNIYINHLNQAN